In Geminocystis sp. NIES-3708, a single window of DNA contains:
- the nadB gene encoding L-aspartate oxidase — protein sequence MNEKSSFPCNFDVIIIGSGAAGLYTALCLPNHFRIAIITKDKLKKGASDWAQGGIAAAINPEDSPQLHLEDTLKAGAGLCDVKAVKFLVENAATSINSLLQMGVDFDRTSTQGDNQNSSLAMTLEAAHSFPRVLHAADTTGRAIVSILRQKVLESKNIQVYEQAYALSLWLDENKNQCQGVSLLHENKIHWLSAKGVILATGGGGQVFAQTTNPKVSTGDGVALAWRKGAILRDLEFVQFHPTALNITNAPHFLISEAVRGEGAHLIDDQGKRFAFDYHEKGELAPRDVVSRAIFSHLHKISQDPAHGKVYLDLRPIPHDRIEYRFPNIINKCQQWGVDLFSQPIPVSPAAHYWMGGVAVNLNNETSIKNLYAIGETASTGVHGANRLASNSLLECVVFAESFRDLSLNSSDELMLRTINYQKINDDWQEEMDLITKIRNALPITVWEGAGICRTEAGLEKAIKEVEHWHNQLKLLSICRFIGNITSAQSYELISPVAEQQLKLAAETLNLVDVGYLILKSAIYRKESRGGHYRLDYPNTDDNWKTHTLIKGEKWSTSPEFDIKIGDD from the coding sequence TTGAACGAAAAATCCTCTTTCCCTTGTAACTTTGATGTAATAATTATTGGTTCTGGTGCGGCTGGTTTATACACAGCTTTATGTCTGCCAAATCATTTCCGTATTGCGATCATTACAAAAGATAAACTAAAAAAAGGTGCTAGTGATTGGGCACAAGGGGGCATTGCGGCGGCTATTAATCCTGAAGATTCTCCCCAACTTCATTTAGAAGATACTCTCAAAGCTGGTGCTGGTTTATGCGATGTTAAAGCGGTTAAATTTTTAGTAGAAAATGCCGCCACTTCTATTAACTCATTATTACAAATGGGGGTAGATTTTGACCGCACATCAACACAAGGGGATAATCAAAATAGTTCATTAGCGATGACTTTAGAAGCCGCTCATTCTTTTCCTCGTGTGCTCCATGCCGCTGATACAACAGGAAGAGCAATCGTCTCTATCTTAAGGCAGAAAGTGCTAGAAAGTAAAAATATTCAAGTGTATGAACAGGCTTATGCTCTTAGTTTATGGTTAGATGAAAACAAAAATCAATGCCAAGGGGTGAGTTTGCTTCATGAGAATAAAATTCATTGGTTATCAGCAAAAGGCGTTATTTTAGCCACAGGAGGGGGAGGACAAGTATTTGCTCAAACCACCAATCCGAAAGTTAGTACAGGGGATGGAGTAGCTTTAGCATGGCGTAAAGGAGCTATTTTAAGAGACTTAGAATTTGTCCAATTTCATCCCACTGCGTTAAATATTACTAATGCACCTCATTTTCTGATTAGTGAAGCCGTGAGGGGGGAAGGAGCTCATTTAATTGATGATCAAGGAAAGCGGTTTGCTTTTGATTATCACGAAAAAGGAGAATTAGCACCAAGAGACGTAGTTAGTCGAGCTATTTTCAGTCATTTACATAAAATAAGTCAAGATCCTGCTCATGGTAAAGTTTACTTAGATTTACGCCCTATTCCTCATGATCGTATTGAATATCGTTTCCCCAATATCATTAATAAGTGTCAACAATGGGGAGTAGATTTATTTTCTCAACCAATTCCCGTTTCTCCTGCCGCACATTATTGGATGGGAGGTGTCGCCGTTAATCTTAATAATGAAACTTCAATCAAGAATTTATACGCCATTGGAGAGACGGCTAGTACTGGAGTTCATGGAGCGAATCGTTTAGCTAGTAATTCTCTTTTAGAATGTGTTGTCTTTGCCGAAAGTTTCCGTGATTTATCATTAAATTCTAGTGATGAATTAATGTTACGAACAATAAATTATCAAAAGATTAATGATGATTGGCAAGAAGAAATGGACTTAATTACTAAAATCAGAAATGCTTTACCCATCACAGTATGGGAAGGAGCGGGGATTTGTCGTACTGAAGCAGGATTAGAAAAAGCCATCAAAGAAGTAGAACACTGGCATAATCAATTAAAGTTACTCTCAATTTGCCGATTCATAGGCAATATTACATCAGCTCAATCTTACGAATTAATTTCCCCTGTCGCAGAACAACAATTAAAATTAGCAGCAGAGACTTTAAACTTAGTGGATGTTGGCTATTTAATCCTCAAAAGTGCTATCTATCGAAAGGAAAGTAGAGGAGGACATTATCGTCTTGATTATCCCAATACTGATGATAACTGGAAAACTCATACT
- a CDS encoding phasin family protein yields MADSENLLQKAFYLGVGIASYAVEKANDKFQELKQQAEKIALTPDFPQQLQKIADDMVSKGKMSAEEARNFVDEMLKQSQSQDTKKDNPDSPPQPRTIEIVTDDENDQ; encoded by the coding sequence ATGGCAGATTCAGAAAATTTGTTACAAAAAGCATTTTATTTAGGTGTCGGTATTGCTAGTTATGCCGTGGAAAAAGCTAATGATAAATTTCAAGAATTAAAGCAACAAGCTGAAAAAATTGCCCTTACCCCTGATTTCCCTCAACAATTACAAAAAATAGCGGATGATATGGTAAGTAAAGGAAAAATGAGTGCAGAAGAGGCTCGTAATTTTGTTGATGAAATGTTGAAACAATCTCAATCTCAAGACACAAAAAAAGATAATCCTGATTCTCCCCCTCAACCACGCACCATTGAAATAGTAACGGATGATGAAAATGATCAATAA